From a region of the Oscarella lobularis chromosome 7, ooOscLobu1.1, whole genome shotgun sequence genome:
- the LOC136188700 gene encoding uncharacterized protein yields MRAALLFLLVTSANVVASKVIIVGGGLSGLMAAWKLSDAGIDFLLLESRDVLGGRVATLDFSDSSGSHPINVGPVSINTGAKWIHGACSGGYASNTAWRLAEEFGIATSETDYDNVAVFNQTHFCETDDEACTAPYKEINKTLEDVKENKKSAKVAESLRESLQENWNPDTPLKAAYEWYYVDYEYAASAEQLAVSHTDLRAYENDKGVEKMVTDREGIAKLIMEVAAKSGIKSCTEPSAKLNCSSIVTHISYGDSTPAVKVTVRNAISKEETEIAADYVLITVSLGVLQKGQIQFHPSLSEAKEQAISKFGMGNLTTIFAKFKDDFWSEPSKPLLSTHNDTPTQNVIAASRDSSFLKAWINLAAYNSSWKTLVLSAIGAQSSNIESQTDSENQNTVMEMLKEIFGDVPDPVNFYVPRWGADQNFYGAYSFWPVDFEKEDHEHIRSNVRGRIFFAGEATSENFFGFLQGAICTGLDQAEAIIRLHNPTYSSNSFLDELKNICTCPEESYGVSRDAGVVMAAMGMTICLLISYEFVLHL; encoded by the exons ATGCGCGCGGCACTgctctttcttcttgtcACCAGTGCTAACGTAGTTGCCTCCAAAGTAATtatcgtcggcggcggcctATCAGGATTGATGGCGGCTTGGAAACTGAGCGATGCAGGCATAGActtccttcttcttgaaTCCCGTGACGTATTGGGAGGTCGCGTCGCGACCTTAGATTTTAGCGACTCTTCGGGTTCCCATCCTATAAATGTCGGGCCCGTTTCAATCAACACTGGCGCCAAATGGATACATGGCGCTTGCTCTGGCGGTTATGCTTCCAATACTGCATGGCGTCTGGCAGAAGAATTTGGTATTGCAACAAGCGAAACAGACTATGATAACGTAGCCGTCTTTAACCAAACTCATTTCTGTGAAACCGATGACGAAGCCTGTACCGCGCCGTACAAAGAAATAAACAAAACATTGGAAGAcgtgaaagaaaacaaaaagagcGCTAAAG TCGCAGAAAGCCTTAGAGAAAGTTTACAAGAGAATTGGAACCCTGACACTCCTCTGAAAGCGGCGTATGAATGGTATTATGTAGATTATGAGTATGCAGCGTCTGCTGAACAACTTGCAGTCTCCCACACTGACCTTAGAGCATACGAAAATGATAAAGGAGTTGAAAAGATGGTCACCGACAGAGAAGGAATagcaaaattaattatggAAGTTGCTGCTAAAAGTGGCATCAAAAGCTGTACCGAACCCTCAGCCAAACTGAACTGCTCTTCAATTGTAACACATATTAGTTACGGAGATAGTACGCCAGCTGTCAAAGTCACGGTTCGAAATGCTATCAgtaaagaagaaacagaaatcgCAGCCGATTACGTTCTAATTACAGTCAGTCTCGGGGTTCTACAAAAGGGTCAAATACAATTTCatccttctctttctgaaGCAAAGGAACAAGCTATTAGTAAATTTGGAATGGGAAATCTTACCACAATATTTGCCAAATTTAAGGACGATTTCTGGTCAGAGCCTTCAAAACCATTACTTTCAACGCATAATGACACTCCGACACAAAATGTTATTGCAGCATCTAGGGACTCAAGTTTCTTAAAAGCTTGGATTAACTTGGCAGCATACAACAGTTCTTGGAAAACTCTGGTTCTTTCAGCTATAGGTGCACAATCATCAAACATTGAAAGTCAAACTGATTCCGAAAACCAAAACACAGTTATGGAAATGCTCAAAGAAATTTTCGGTGACGTTCCCGATCCTGTTAATTTTTATGTACCAAGATGGGGGGCGGATCAAAATTTCTATGGGGCTTATTCTTTCTGGCCAGTAGACTTTGAGAAAGAGGACCACGAGCATATACGTTCAAATGTAAGaggaagaattttttttgcaggagaAGCGACAAGCGAGAACTTCTTTGGATTCTTGCAAGGAGCAATTTGTACTGGGCTAGATCAAGCGGAGGCCATTATCAGACTACACAACCCTACATACAGTAGTAACTCATTTCTCGACGAACTTAAAAACATTTGTACGTGTCCGGAGGAGTCCTATGGGGTAAGTcgcgacgccggcgtcgtaATGGCGGCGATGGGGATGACTATCTGTCTCTTGATTAGTTACGAATTTGTTTTGCATTTGTAG
- the LOC136189024 gene encoding uncharacterized protein yields MRRLLEEKIIAPSLSSLNSTEVIIIGGGLAGLMAAWQLKVANVDFLLLESRSELGGRVMTKDFSDSSGSHPINVGPRSISTGAKWIHGACSKNPALTLARRYNVATKKMDFDNVAVYRESKDDFCATDDEDCTKPYNKIAKALEDVHENQDGSDSSENLKDRLLNYGWNSDTGLNSNLKKAYQWYNVEYEYAASAEELAASQTTLRVYENEGGTEELVTSSVTDLRRVDHGQGVDLTVTVKNALTNTMTEIAADYVLITVSLGVLQHKKIEFDPPLSTAKQEAIRKFGMGTLTTIFAKFEYNFWSRQLKPLFSGKKKPVQNIVAASNDPTYSKAHINLAAYNPLWKTLIFSATGAQSSFIERQSDTENKANVMNMLRDMYGHSIPDYPINFHVPRWKNDSNFYGAYSFWPVDFTENDHVYLRSDERGRLFFAGEAMSKDFFGFLQGAICTGLDQADAIISSIGVSNVGSSSVLNDVKSGCKCEDSSSWRWWYYLLIALGCTLVIIIGCICCARKKALATNNSIIR; encoded by the exons ATGCGCAGACTCctcgaagaaaaaat TATtgctccttctctttcaagTTTGAATTCAACGGAAGTCATCATCATCGGTGGCGGCTTAGCAGGATTGATGGCGGCATGGCAACTGAAAGTGGCGAACGtagactttcttcttctcgaatCCCGTTCCGAACTGGGAGGTCGCGTCATGACTAAAGATTTCAGCGACTCTTCGGGCTCGCATCCCATAAACGTCGGGCCCCGATCAATCAGCACCGGAGCGAAATGGATACACGGCGCTTGCTCGAAAAATCCCGCGTTGACTCTCGCGAGGAGATACAATGTTGCAACGAAAAAGATGGACTTTGATAACGTCGCTGTCTACCGTGAGAGCAAGGACGACTTTTGTGCCACTGACGATGAAGATTGTACGAAGCCGTATAACAAAATAGCGAAGGCTTTAGAAGATGTGCATGAGAATCAAGACGGCAGTGATT CTTCTGAAAACCTAAAAGATCGTTTGTTGAACTATGGTTGGAATAGTGACACTGGACTGAACTCGAATCTGAAGAAAGCGTATCAATGGTATAATGTAGAGTATGAGTATGCAGCGTCTGCTGAAGAATTAGCAGCCTCTCAGACGACGCTTAGAGTGTATGAAAATGAGGGAGGCACTGAAGAGTTGGTAACGAGTAGTGTGACGGATTTAAGAA GGGTGGATCACGGACAAGGGGTGGATCTGACTGTCACCGTCAAGAATGCTCTCACAAATACGATGACTGAAATTGCAGCTGATTACGTTCTGATTACGGTCAGCCTTGGGGTTCTTCAACATAAGAAAATAGAGTTTGATCCTCCTCTTTCCACTGCAAAGCAAGAGGCCATACGAAAATTTGGAATGGGAACCCTTACAACGATATTTGCCAAATTTGAGTACAACTTCTGGTCAAGACAATTGAAACCATTATTTTcaggaaaaaagaagccCGTACAAAACATCGTTGCAGCATCCAATGACCCAACATATTCGAAAGCACACATTAATTTGGCGGCGTACAATCCGTTGTGGAAAACTCTGATTTTCTCGGCTACAGGTGCACAATCATCGTTTATTGAAAGACAGTCTGATACTGAAAACAAAGCCAACGTGATGAACATGCTTCGTGACATGTATGGACATAGCATTCCAGACTATCCTATCAATTTTCACGTTCCACGCTGGAAAAATGATTCGAATTTCTATGGGGCTTATTCTTTCTGGCCAGTAGACTTTACGGAAAATGACCACGTGTATCTACGCTCGGATGAAAGGGGACGACTGTTTTTTGCAGGAGAAGCGATGAGCAAGGATTTTTTTGGATTCTTGCAAGGAGCAATTTGTACCGGGCTAGATCAAGCGGACGCCATTATTAGTAGTATCGGCGTCAGTAACGTTGGTTCTTCCTCAGTtctcaatgacgtcaaaagtggTTGTAAGTGTGAGGATAGCTCGAGCTGGCGATGGTGGTATTATTTACTTATTGCACTTGGATGTACTTTAGTCATAATAATAGGTTGCATTTGCTGTGCAAGAAAAAAGGCACTGGCCACGAACAACTCAATAATCCGATAA
- the LOC136188699 gene encoding uncharacterized protein — translation MQLMVTVQVPIVLLLLFQVSASTNSTEVIIIGGGLAGLMAAWQLKVANVDFLLLESRSELGGRVMTKDFSDSSGSHPINVGPRSISTGAKWIHGACSKNPALTLARRYNVATKKMDFDNVAVYRESKDDFCATDDEDCTKPYNKIAKALEDVHENQDGSDSSENLKDRLLNYGWNSDTGLNSNLKKAYQWYNVEYEYAASAEELAASQTTLKVYENEGGTEELVTSSDGFKKLITQIADEVGVKECTDSSTKIRCSSIVTKVSYGQGVAVTVKNALTNTMTEIAADYVLITVSLGVLQHNRIDFDPPLSTAKQEAIRKFGMGTLTTIFAKFEYNFWSRQLKPLFSGKKKPVQNIIAASNDPTYSKAHINLAAYNPLWKTLIFSATGAQSSFIERQSDTENKANVMNMLRDMYGHRIPDYPINFHVPRWKNDSNFYGAYSFWPVDFTEDDHVYLRSDERGRLFFAGEAMSKAFFGFLQGAICTGLDQADAIISSIGVSNVGSSSVLNDVKSGCKCEDSSSWRWWYYLLIALGCTLVIIIIIGCICICCYKCKKKGTDTEGTEQLNSPINE, via the exons atgcaacTGATGGTCACCGTTCAGGTTCCAATAGTATtgctccttctctttcaagTTTCTGCCAGCACGAATTCAACGGAAGTCATCATCATCGGTGGCGGCTTAGCAGGATTGATGGCGGCATGGCAACTGAAAGTGGCGAACGtagactttcttcttctcgaatCCCGTTCCGAACTGGGAGGTCGCGTCATGACTAAAGATTTCAGCGACTCTTCGGGCTCGCATCCCATAAACGTCGGGCCCCGATCAATCAGCACCGGAGCGAAATGGATACACGGCGCTTGCTCGAAAAATCCCGCGTTGACTCTCGCGAGGAGATACAATGTTGCAACGAAAAAGATGGACTTTGATAACGTCGCTGTCTACCGTGAGAGCAAGGACGACTTTTGTGCGACTGACGATGAAGATTGTACGAAGCCGTATAACAAAATAGCGAAGGCTTTAGAAGATGTGCATGAGAATCAAGACGGCAGTGATT CTTCTGAAAATCTAAAAGATCGTTTGTTGAACTATGGTTGGAATAGTGACACGGGACTGAACTCGAATCTGAAGAAAGCGTATCAATGGTATAATGTAGAGTATGAGTATGCAGCGTCTGCTGAAGAATTGGCAGCCTCTCAGACGACCCTTAAAGTGTATGAAAATGAGGGAGGCACTGAAGAGTTGGTAACGAGTAGTGACGGATTTAAGAAGCTAATTACCCAAATTGCTGATGAAGTTGGTGTCAAGGAATGCACTGATTCATCGACAAAAATACGGTGCTCTTCTATTGTAACGAAGGTCAGTTACGGACAAGGGGTGGCTGTCACCGTCAAGAATGCTCTCACAAATACGATGACTGAAATTGCAGCTGATTACGTTCTGATTACGGTCAGCCTTGGGGTTCTTCAACATAATAGAATAGATTTTGATCCTCCTCTTTCCACTGCAAAGCAAGAGGCCATACGAAAATTTGGAATGGGAACCCTTACAACGATATTTGCCAAATTTGAGTACAACTTCTGGTCAAGACAATTGAAACCATTATTTTcaggaaaaaagaagccCGTACAAAACATCATTGCAGCATCCAATGACCCAACATATTCGAAAGCACACATTAATTTGGCGGCGTACAATCCGTTGTGGAAAACTCTGATTTTCTCGGCTACAGGTGCACAATCATCGTTTATTGAAAGACAGTCTGATACTGAAAACAAAGCCAACGTGATGAACATGCTTCGTGACATGTATGGACATAGAATTCCAGACTATCCTATCAATTTTCACGTTCCACGCTGGAAAAATGATTCGAATTTCTATGGGGCTTATTCTTTCTGGCCAGTAGACTTTACGGAAGATGACCACGTGTATCTACGCTCGGATGAAAGGGGACGACTGTTTTTTGCAGGAGAAGCGATGAGCAAGGCTTTTTTTGGATTCTTGCAAGGAGCAATTTGTACCGGGCTAGATCAAGCGGACGCCATTATTAGTAGTATCGGCGTCAGTAACGTTGGTTCTTCCTCAGTtctcaatgacgtcaaaagtggTTGTAAGTGTGAGGATAGCTCGAGCTGGCGATGGTGGTATTATTTACTTATTGCACTTGGATGTACTTTAgtcataataataataataggtTGCATTTGCATTTGCTGTTACAAGTGCAAGAAAAAAGGCACTGACACTGAAGGCACTGAACAACTCAATAGTCCAATAAACGAATGA
- the LOC136188851 gene encoding uncharacterized protein isoform X2: MHAALLFLLVTSVTVVASKVIIVGGGLSGLMAAWKLSDAGIDFLLLESRDVLGGRVSTLDFSDSSGSHPINVGPISINTGAKWIHGACSDIENTAWLLTKKYNIATNETDYKNVAVFNQNRFCETDEIACTAPYDDIEKKLDTVNKDKKDSNDAKKSLRDALKKSNWNPAGNHLKMAYEWYHVDYEYAASADQLAAFRVDLKVYENEGKEMMVTDSRGFAELIRKIAAESGIKSCTDSLTKLQCSSIVTNVNYGKSAQNVTVTVQNAISGERTEITADYVLITVSLGVLQNNRIVFDPPLPTAKESAIDKFGMGNLTTIFAKFNNDFWSKPSKSLFSNHSTSDNITQNVIAASIDSSFLKAWVNLAAYNRSWTTLILSATGSQSSVIESRTVSENQNTIMQMLRKIYQKFGSVPDPINFYVPRWGTDKNFYGAYSFWPVGFEEEDHEHLRSNVGERIFFAGEATSQDFFGFLQGAICTGLDQAEAIIRLHSPAYSTYSGNSFLDELKRNSLAAPM; the protein is encoded by the exons ATGCACGCGGCACtgctctttcttctcgtcacCAGTGTTACCGTAGTTGCCTCCAAAGTAATTATCGTCGGCGGTGGCCTATCAGGATTGATGGCGGCTTGGAAACTGAGCGATGCAGGCATAGActtccttcttcttgaaTCCCGTGACGTATTGGGAGGTCGCGTCTCGACCTTAGATTTTAGCGACTCTTCGGGTTCCCATCCTATAAATGTCGGGCCCATTTCAATCAACACTGGAGCAAAATGGATACACGGCGCTTGCTCGGATATAGAGAATACGGCTTGGCTTCTGACAAAGAAATACAATATTGCAACGAATGAAACAGACTATAAGAACGTAGCTGTCTTTAATCAGAACCGATTTTGTGAAACCGACGAGATAGCGTGTACCGCGCCGTACGATGacatagaaaagaaattggacACAGTGAACAAGGACAAAAAGGACTCAAATGATG CCAAGAAAAGCCTAAGAGACGCTCTAAAAAAATCTAATTGGAACCCTGCTGGAAATCATTTGAAAATGGCATATGAATGGTATCATGTAGATTATGAGTATGCTGCTTCTGCCGATCAACTGGCAGCCTTTCGCGTAGACCTTAAAGTCTACGAAAATGAAGGCAAGGAGATGATGGTGACTGACAGTCGAGGATTTGCAGAGTTGATCAGAAAAATTGCCGCTGAAAGCGGTATCAAAAGCTGTACCGACTCGCTAACCAAACTTCAGTGCTCTTCTATTGTAACAAATGTTAATTACGGAAAGAGTGCACAAAATGTCACAGTCACGGTTCAAAATGCTATCAGTGGAGAAAGAACTGAAATCACAGCCGATTACGTTCTAATTACAGTCAGCCTCGGAGTTCTGCAAAATAACCGAATAGTTTTTGATCCTCCTCTTCCAACAGCCAAAGAAAGTGCTATAGATAAATTTGGAATGGGCAATCTTACCACAATATTTGCCAAATTTAACAATGATTTCTGGTCAAAGCCTTCGAAATCGTTATTTTCAAATCATTCTACTTCAGACAATATTACTCAAAATGTTATTGCGGCATCTATTGACTCAAGTTTCTTAAAAGCTTGGGTTAATTTGGCAGCATACAACCGTTCTTGGACAACTCTGATTCTTTCAGCTACAGGTAGCCAATCATCAGTAATTGAAAGTCGAACTGTTTCCGAAAACCAAAACACAATTATGCAAATGCTCAGAAAAATATACCAGAAATTCGGTAGCGTTCCTGATcctattaatttttatgttCCAAGATGGGGAACAGATAAAAATTTCTATGGGGCTTATTCTTTCTGGCCAGTAGGCTTTGAGGAAGAGGATCACGAGCATTTACGTTCAAATGTAGgtgaaagaattttttttgcaggagaAGCGACAAGTCAGGACTTTTTTGGATTCTTGCAAGGAGCAATTTGTACTGGACTAGATCAAGCGGAGGCCATTATTAGACTACACAGCCCTGCATACAGTACATACAGTGGGAACtcgtttctcgacgaacTTAAACGCAATT CGTTAGCAGCGCCAATGTGA
- the LOC136188851 gene encoding uncharacterized protein isoform X1: MHAALLFLLVTSVTVVASKVIIVGGGLSGLMAAWKLSDAGIDFLLLESRDVLGGRVSTLDFSDSSGSHPINVGPISINTGAKWIHGACSDIENTAWLLTKKYNIATNETDYKNVAVFNQNRFCETDEIACTAPYDDIEKKLDTVNKDKKDSNDAKKSLRDALKKSNWNPAGNHLKMAYEWYHVDYEYAASADQLAAFRVDLKVYENEGKEMMVTDSRGFAELIRKIAAESGIKSCTDSLTKLQCSSIVTNVNYGKSAQNVTVTVQNAISGERTEITADYVLITVSLGVLQNNRIVFDPPLPTAKESAIDKFGMGNLTTIFAKFNNDFWSKPSKSLFSNHSTSDNITQNVIAASIDSSFLKAWVNLAAYNRSWTTLILSATGSQSSVIESRTVSENQNTIMQMLRKIYQKFGSVPDPINFYVPRWGTDKNFYGAYSFWPVGFEEEDHEHLRSNVGERIFFAGEATSQDFFGFLQGAICTGLDQAEAIIRLHSPAYSTYSGNSFLDELKRNCKCPKREDSSSSSKWWVAVIVIVIVVIGILIAVLWRRRRGNGGDGYQLIN; the protein is encoded by the exons ATGCACGCGGCACtgctctttcttctcgtcacCAGTGTTACCGTAGTTGCCTCCAAAGTAATTATCGTCGGCGGTGGCCTATCAGGATTGATGGCGGCTTGGAAACTGAGCGATGCAGGCATAGActtccttcttcttgaaTCCCGTGACGTATTGGGAGGTCGCGTCTCGACCTTAGATTTTAGCGACTCTTCGGGTTCCCATCCTATAAATGTCGGGCCCATTTCAATCAACACTGGAGCAAAATGGATACACGGCGCTTGCTCGGATATAGAGAATACGGCTTGGCTTCTGACAAAGAAATACAATATTGCAACGAATGAAACAGACTATAAGAACGTAGCTGTCTTTAATCAGAACCGATTTTGTGAAACCGACGAGATAGCGTGTACCGCGCCGTACGATGacatagaaaagaaattggacACAGTGAACAAGGACAAAAAGGACTCAAATGATG CCAAGAAAAGCCTAAGAGACGCTCTAAAAAAATCTAATTGGAACCCTGCTGGAAATCATTTGAAAATGGCATATGAATGGTATCATGTAGATTATGAGTATGCTGCTTCTGCCGATCAACTGGCAGCCTTTCGCGTAGACCTTAAAGTCTACGAAAATGAAGGCAAGGAGATGATGGTGACTGACAGTCGAGGATTTGCAGAGTTGATCAGAAAAATTGCCGCTGAAAGCGGTATCAAAAGCTGTACCGACTCGCTAACCAAACTTCAGTGCTCTTCTATTGTAACAAATGTTAATTACGGAAAGAGTGCACAAAATGTCACAGTCACGGTTCAAAATGCTATCAGTGGAGAAAGAACTGAAATCACAGCCGATTACGTTCTAATTACAGTCAGCCTCGGAGTTCTGCAAAATAACCGAATAGTTTTTGATCCTCCTCTTCCAACAGCCAAAGAAAGTGCTATAGATAAATTTGGAATGGGCAATCTTACCACAATATTTGCCAAATTTAACAATGATTTCTGGTCAAAGCCTTCGAAATCGTTATTTTCAAATCATTCTACTTCAGACAATATTACTCAAAATGTTATTGCGGCATCTATTGACTCAAGTTTCTTAAAAGCTTGGGTTAATTTGGCAGCATACAACCGTTCTTGGACAACTCTGATTCTTTCAGCTACAGGTAGCCAATCATCAGTAATTGAAAGTCGAACTGTTTCCGAAAACCAAAACACAATTATGCAAATGCTCAGAAAAATATACCAGAAATTCGGTAGCGTTCCTGATcctattaatttttatgttCCAAGATGGGGAACAGATAAAAATTTCTATGGGGCTTATTCTTTCTGGCCAGTAGGCTTTGAGGAAGAGGATCACGAGCATTTACGTTCAAATGTAGgtgaaagaattttttttgcaggagaAGCGACAAGTCAGGACTTTTTTGGATTCTTGCAAGGAGCAATTTGTACTGGACTAGATCAAGCGGAGGCCATTATTAGACTACACAGCCCTGCATACAGTACATACAGTGGGAACtcgtttctcgacgaacTTAAACGCAATTGTAAGTGTCCGAAAAGGGAGGATAGTAGTAGCAGTAGTAAGTGGTGGGTGGCTGTAATTGTAATTGTAATTGTGGTAATTGGCATACTCATCGCTGTACTatggcgacgccgacgtggTAATGGCGGCGATGGCTATCAGCTGATAAATTAG
- the LOC136188851 gene encoding uncharacterized protein isoform X3: MHAALLFLLVTSVTVVASKVIIVGGGLSGLMAAWKLSDAGIDFLLLESRDVLGGRVSTLDFSDSSGSHPINVGPISINTGAKWIHGACSDIENTAWLLTKKYNIATNETDYKNVAVFNQNRFCETDEIACTAPYDDIEKKLDTVNKDKKDSNDAKKSLRDALKKSNWNPAGNHLKMAYEWYHVDYEYAASADQLAAFRVDLKVYENEGKEMMVTDSRGFAELIRKIAAESGIKSCTDSLTKLQCSSIVTNVNYGKSAQNVTVTVQNAISGERTEITADYVLITVSLGVLQNNRIVFDPPLPTAKESAIDKFGMGNLTTIFAKFNNDFWSKPSKSLFSNHSTSDNITQNVIAASIDSSFLKAWVNLAAYNRSWTTLILSATGSQSSVIESRTVSENQNTIMQMLRKIYQKFGSVPDPINFYVPRWGTDKNFYGAYSFWPVGFEEEDHEHLRSNVGERIFFAGEATSQDFFGFLQGAICTGLDQAEAIIRLHSPAYSTYSGNSFLDELKRNLHVA, encoded by the exons ATGCACGCGGCACtgctctttcttctcgtcacCAGTGTTACCGTAGTTGCCTCCAAAGTAATTATCGTCGGCGGTGGCCTATCAGGATTGATGGCGGCTTGGAAACTGAGCGATGCAGGCATAGActtccttcttcttgaaTCCCGTGACGTATTGGGAGGTCGCGTCTCGACCTTAGATTTTAGCGACTCTTCGGGTTCCCATCCTATAAATGTCGGGCCCATTTCAATCAACACTGGAGCAAAATGGATACACGGCGCTTGCTCGGATATAGAGAATACGGCTTGGCTTCTGACAAAGAAATACAATATTGCAACGAATGAAACAGACTATAAGAACGTAGCTGTCTTTAATCAGAACCGATTTTGTGAAACCGACGAGATAGCGTGTACCGCGCCGTACGATGacatagaaaagaaattggacACAGTGAACAAGGACAAAAAGGACTCAAATGATG CCAAGAAAAGCCTAAGAGACGCTCTAAAAAAATCTAATTGGAACCCTGCTGGAAATCATTTGAAAATGGCATATGAATGGTATCATGTAGATTATGAGTATGCTGCTTCTGCCGATCAACTGGCAGCCTTTCGCGTAGACCTTAAAGTCTACGAAAATGAAGGCAAGGAGATGATGGTGACTGACAGTCGAGGATTTGCAGAGTTGATCAGAAAAATTGCCGCTGAAAGCGGTATCAAAAGCTGTACCGACTCGCTAACCAAACTTCAGTGCTCTTCTATTGTAACAAATGTTAATTACGGAAAGAGTGCACAAAATGTCACAGTCACGGTTCAAAATGCTATCAGTGGAGAAAGAACTGAAATCACAGCCGATTACGTTCTAATTACAGTCAGCCTCGGAGTTCTGCAAAATAACCGAATAGTTTTTGATCCTCCTCTTCCAACAGCCAAAGAAAGTGCTATAGATAAATTTGGAATGGGCAATCTTACCACAATATTTGCCAAATTTAACAATGATTTCTGGTCAAAGCCTTCGAAATCGTTATTTTCAAATCATTCTACTTCAGACAATATTACTCAAAATGTTATTGCGGCATCTATTGACTCAAGTTTCTTAAAAGCTTGGGTTAATTTGGCAGCATACAACCGTTCTTGGACAACTCTGATTCTTTCAGCTACAGGTAGCCAATCATCAGTAATTGAAAGTCGAACTGTTTCCGAAAACCAAAACACAATTATGCAAATGCTCAGAAAAATATACCAGAAATTCGGTAGCGTTCCTGATcctattaatttttatgttCCAAGATGGGGAACAGATAAAAATTTCTATGGGGCTTATTCTTTCTGGCCAGTAGGCTTTGAGGAAGAGGATCACGAGCATTTACGTTCAAATGTAGgtgaaagaattttttttgcaggagaAGCGACAAGTCAGGACTTTTTTGGATTCTTGCAAGGAGCAATTTGTACTGGACTAGATCAAGCGGAGGCCATTATTAGACTACACAGCCCTGCATACAGTACATACAGTGGGAACtcgtttctcgacgaacTTAAACGCAATT TGCACGTAGCCTGA